The following proteins are co-located in the Pseudomonas cavernae genome:
- a CDS encoding DUF4381 domain-containing protein: MSANPPSLDQLKELPLPAPVVSYFPQTWGWLLLLLLLLAGLAIWAALRWRRWRRDRYRRAALARLAELEQALTDEAQRLPALRELPELLKRVALSMPGRPDVATLSGTGWQAFLDKTCAQPLPPTFGQQLATLAYAPEAQLRALPAAAQQALLTSSRHWIENHHVAI, encoded by the coding sequence ATGAGTGCGAACCCGCCAAGTCTCGACCAACTCAAGGAACTGCCGCTGCCGGCGCCGGTAGTCAGCTACTTCCCGCAGACCTGGGGCTGGCTGCTGCTGTTGCTCCTGCTGCTGGCCGGGCTGGCGATCTGGGCGGCGTTGCGCTGGCGGCGCTGGCGGCGTGATCGCTATCGCCGCGCCGCCCTCGCCCGTCTGGCCGAGCTGGAACAGGCGCTGACCGATGAGGCCCAGCGCTTGCCGGCCCTGCGTGAACTGCCGGAGCTGCTCAAGCGGGTGGCGCTATCGATGCCCGGACGACCGGACGTGGCCACCCTGAGTGGCACAGGCTGGCAAGCCTTTCTGGACAAGACCTGCGCACAGCCACTGCCGCCGACCTTCGGCCAGCAGCTGGCCACCCTCGCTTACGCCCCGGAGGCGCAGTTGCGCGCCCTCCCCGCCGCCGCACAGCAGGCGCTACTGACGAGCAGCCGGCACTGGATAGAGAACCACCATGTGGCAATTTGA
- a CDS encoding vWA domain-containing protein, whose amino-acid sequence MWQFDYPWLLLLLPLPLLGYRYLAEYREARSAVRVPFFSAMSRAIGQTPNRSGVHGSIWQLLLNLLVWVLLVLACARPVLVEKPIERTQPVRDLMLAIDISQSMEATDYTNAGGQQVDRLSAVKQVVQSFIEQRKDDRLGLIVFGTGAYPQAPLTLDHASLSLLLDEVGIGMAGPNTAIGDAIGLTIKMLDSAKEKDKVLILLSDGNDTGSAIPPDHAAKMAAAKGIVVHTIGIGDPEATGDAKVDLGALEKIAQTTGGRFFRADDRDALKQVYATLDRLTPHEVKKFSHQPKRDLFWLPLGAALGLLALYQALAALRGYLASAGGPRQTQEG is encoded by the coding sequence ATGTGGCAATTTGATTACCCCTGGCTGCTGCTGTTGCTGCCGCTGCCGCTGCTCGGTTACCGCTACCTGGCCGAGTACCGCGAGGCGCGCAGCGCCGTGCGCGTGCCGTTCTTCAGTGCCATGAGCCGCGCCATCGGCCAGACGCCGAACCGCTCCGGGGTCCATGGCAGTATCTGGCAGTTGCTGCTCAACCTGCTGGTCTGGGTTCTGCTGGTGCTCGCCTGCGCGCGCCCGGTGCTGGTGGAGAAACCCATCGAGCGCACTCAGCCGGTACGCGACCTGATGCTCGCCATCGACATCTCGCAGTCGATGGAGGCCACCGACTACACCAACGCCGGCGGCCAGCAGGTGGACCGGCTGAGCGCCGTCAAGCAGGTGGTGCAGAGCTTCATCGAGCAGCGCAAGGATGACCGCCTCGGCCTGATCGTGTTCGGCACCGGCGCCTATCCGCAGGCGCCGCTGACCCTCGACCACGCCAGCCTGAGCCTGCTGCTCGACGAAGTGGGTATCGGCATGGCCGGGCCGAACACCGCCATCGGCGACGCCATCGGCCTGACCATCAAGATGCTCGACAGCGCCAAGGAAAAAGACAAGGTGCTGATCCTGCTCAGCGATGGCAACGACACCGGCAGCGCCATCCCCCCCGACCATGCGGCGAAGATGGCGGCCGCCAAGGGCATCGTGGTGCACACCATCGGCATCGGCGATCCCGAGGCCACCGGTGATGCCAAGGTCGATCTCGGCGCACTGGAGAAAATCGCCCAGACCACCGGCGGGCGCTTCTTCCGCGCCGATGACCGCGATGCCCTCAAGCAGGTGTATGCCACTCTCGACCGCCTCACCCCGCACGAGGTGAAGAAGTTCAGCCACCAGCCCAAGCGCGACCTGTTCTGGCTGCCGCTCGGCGCGGCTCTCGGCCTATTGGCGCTGTATCAAGCGCTCGCTGCGCTGCGCGGCTACCTGGCCAGCGCTGGCGGCCCACGTCAGACGCAGGAGGGCTGA